In the genome of Gemmatimonadota bacterium, one region contains:
- the ettA gene encoding energy-dependent translational throttle protein EttA: MAPQFIYVMKDLRKVVPPSREILKGIWLSFYPGAKIGVLGANGAGKSSLLRIMAGVDQDFQGEAWAHAGTRIGYLPQEPQLDPTKNVRENVEEGVKSTRDLLTKFEEISMKFAEPMSDDEMNKLLEQQGRVQEQIDAANAWELDRTIEIAMDALRLPPGDAAVTNLSGGEKRRVALCRVLLEQPDMLLLDEPTNHLDAESVAWLERHLADFKGTVVAITHDRYFLDNVAQWILELDRGAGIPYEGNYTSWLEQKRARLQLEEKSESARQRTLERELEWVRMAPRARQAKSQARVKRYEELAEADTAEKTMSHEIVIPPPPRLGNDVVIAKGLKKGYGDKLLYDDLTFSLPRGGIVGVIGPNGAGKTTMFRMIEGTEKPDAGSLTIGDTVVLAYADQERALDGTKSVYDEVSQGHDLIQVGKREMNARAYLSTFNFKGTDQQKKVGDLSGGERNRLQLAKVLKAGGNLLLLDEPTNDLDVDTLRALEDALIDFAGCAVVISHDRWFLDRIATHMLAFEGNSEVVWFEGNYKEYEADLHRRKGIDADQPKRIKYKALVRG, encoded by the coding sequence GTGGCACCACAGTTCATATATGTCATGAAGGATCTCCGGAAGGTAGTTCCACCTTCGCGCGAGATACTGAAGGGAATCTGGCTTTCATTCTATCCTGGCGCAAAGATCGGCGTGCTCGGCGCGAACGGCGCCGGCAAGTCGTCGTTGCTGCGTATCATGGCCGGCGTCGATCAGGATTTTCAGGGCGAGGCGTGGGCGCACGCGGGGACGCGGATCGGCTATCTCCCCCAGGAGCCGCAGCTGGACCCCACAAAGAACGTGCGCGAGAACGTCGAGGAAGGGGTGAAGTCGACGCGGGATCTTCTCACGAAGTTCGAGGAGATCTCGATGAAGTTCGCCGAGCCGATGAGCGATGATGAGATGAACAAGCTGCTGGAGCAGCAAGGGCGCGTGCAGGAGCAGATCGACGCGGCGAATGCGTGGGAGCTGGATCGCACGATCGAGATCGCGATGGACGCGCTGAGACTGCCGCCCGGTGATGCTGCGGTGACGAATCTATCGGGCGGTGAGAAGCGTCGTGTAGCGTTGTGTCGCGTGTTGCTGGAGCAGCCTGACATGTTGCTGCTCGACGAGCCGACGAATCACCTGGATGCTGAATCGGTTGCGTGGCTGGAGCGGCATCTCGCGGACTTCAAGGGAACGGTCGTCGCCATCACGCACGATCGTTACTTCCTGGATAATGTCGCGCAGTGGATCCTGGAGCTGGATCGCGGCGCGGGAATACCATATGAAGGGAACTACACGTCGTGGCTGGAGCAGAAGCGCGCGCGCCTGCAGCTGGAAGAGAAATCGGAATCAGCGCGTCAGCGCACTCTCGAGCGTGAGCTGGAGTGGGTGAGGATGGCGCCGCGCGCGAGGCAGGCGAAGAGCCAGGCGCGCGTGAAGCGATACGAGGAACTGGCTGAAGCGGACACGGCCGAGAAGACGATGTCGCACGAGATAGTGATTCCGCCACCGCCCAGGCTTGGCAACGACGTAGTGATCGCGAAGGGATTGAAGAAAGGCTACGGCGACAAGTTGTTGTACGACGATCTCACGTTCTCGCTGCCGCGCGGCGGGATCGTCGGCGTCATCGGGCCGAACGGCGCGGGAAAGACGACGATGTTCCGGATGATCGAGGGGACCGAGAAGCCGGACGCGGGATCGTTGACGATCGGAGACACGGTTGTGCTTGCGTACGCGGATCAGGAGCGCGCACTTGACGGAACCAAGTCGGTGTACGACGAGGTGAGTCAGGGGCACGATCTGATTCAGGTCGGTAAGCGCGAGATGAATGCGCGCGCATATTTGTCGACGTTCAACTTCAAGGGGACGGATCAGCAGAAGAAGGTCGGCGATCTGTCAGGCGGCGAGCGGAATCGGTTGCAGCTCGCGAAGGTATTGAAGGCGGGCGGGAATCTGTTGCTGCTGGACGAGCCGACGAACGATCTCGACGTGGATACGTTGCGCGCGCTGGAAGATGCGCTGATCGACTTCGCGGGATGTGCGGTGGTGATCTCGCACGATCGGTGGTTTCTGGATCGAATTGCGACGCACATGCTGGCGTTCGAGGGGAATAGCGAGGTGGTGTGGTTTGAGGGGAACTACAAGGAGTACGAGGCGGATCTGCATCGGCGCAAAGGCATAGATGCGGATCAGCCGAAGAGGATCAAGTACAAGGCGTTGGTGCGGGGGTAG
- a CDS encoding GNAT family N-acetyltransferase, whose amino-acid sequence MTPRAPTTVLETDRLVLRHFTTDDAGFILELVNDPSFIANIGDRGIRTRDDAVAYLLNGPIASYERHGHGLYLVALKTTFVPIGICGLLRRAQFEDADLGYAFLPDFWYQGFATESAIAMLEFARTTLKAPRTLALVSPDNARSIKLLEKIGFSFIELRQMKPEGLPTAIYTYPPESPRA is encoded by the coding sequence GTGACGCCACGCGCCCCGACGACTGTTCTGGAAACCGACCGGCTCGTCCTCCGTCACTTCACCACCGACGACGCCGGTTTCATCCTCGAGCTCGTCAACGATCCGTCGTTCATCGCGAATATCGGCGACCGGGGCATCCGAACCCGCGACGATGCGGTCGCCTATCTGCTCAACGGGCCAATCGCGAGCTACGAGCGCCACGGCCACGGCCTTTACCTGGTGGCTCTCAAGACCACCTTCGTCCCGATCGGGATCTGCGGACTCCTCAGGCGGGCCCAGTTCGAGGACGCCGACCTTGGCTACGCCTTCCTCCCCGACTTCTGGTACCAGGGGTTCGCCACCGAGTCGGCGATCGCGATGCTGGAATTCGCCCGCACCACACTCAAGGCGCCGCGCACCCTGGCCCTGGTCTCGCCCGACAACGCGCGCTCCATCAAGCTGCTCGAGAAGATTGGCTTCTCCTTCATCGAGCTGCGTCAGATGAAGCCAGAAGGCCTGCCAACGGCAATCTACACCTACCCTCCCGAAAGCCCGCGCGCCTGA
- a CDS encoding tRNA-binding protein, with protein MTTPTITPDEFFAADLRVGRVLSAEPFPEARKPAIKLRIDFGELGVRRSSAQLTAHYTPDELVGRLVVAVVNFPPRQIGPFISEVLVLGACTTPSDVVLLVPDMDVPVGTRIS; from the coding sequence TGACGACACCAACGATTACTCCCGACGAGTTTTTTGCGGCCGATCTGCGTGTGGGGCGCGTTCTGTCAGCGGAACCGTTTCCGGAAGCGCGTAAGCCAGCGATCAAGCTGCGTATCGATTTTGGGGAGTTGGGCGTGCGGAGGTCGAGCGCACAGTTGACTGCTCATTACACGCCGGACGAGCTGGTGGGGCGGTTGGTGGTCGCGGTGGTGAACTTTCCGCCGCGTCAGATCGGGCCTTTCATCTCCGAAGTACTGGTCCTCGGGGCGTGCACCACACCGAGTGATGTGGTGCTCCTGGTGCCTGATATGGACGTTCCCGTGGGAACGCGGATTTCCTAG